One Homo sapiens chromosome 3, GRCh38.p14 Primary Assembly genomic window carries:
- the RBM15B gene encoding putative RNA-binding protein 15B has product MKRQSERDSSPSGRGSSSSAKRPREREREAEAGGRRAAHKASGGAKHPVPARARDKPRGSGSGGGGHRDGRGTGDANHRASSGRSSGSGAGGGGRGGKASGDPGASGMSPRASPLPPPPPPPGAEPACPGSSAAAPEYKTLLISSLSPALPAEHLEDRLFHQFKRFGEISLRLSHTPELGRVAYVNFRHPQDAREARQHALARQLLLYDRPLKVEPVYLRGGGGSSRRSSSSSAAASTPPPGPPAPADPLGYLPLHGGYQYKQRSLSPVAAPPLREPRARHAAAAFALDAAAAAAVGLSRERALDYYGLYDDRGRPYGYPAVCEEDLMPEDDQRATRNLFIGNLDHSVSEVELRRAFEKYGIIEEVVIKRPARGQGGAYAFLKFQNLDMAHRAKVAMSGRVIGRNPIKIGYGKANPTTRLWVGGLGPNTSLAALAREFDRFGSIRTIDHVKGDSFAYIQYESLDAAQAACAKMRGFPLGGPDRRLRVDFAKAEETRYPQQYQPSPLPVHYELLTDGYTRHRNLDADLVRDRTPPHLLYSDRDRTFLEGDWTSPSKSSDRRNSLEGYSRSVRSRSGERWGADGDRGLPKPWEERRKRRSLSSDRGRTTHSPYEERSRTKGSGQQSERGSDRTPERSRKENHSSEGTKESSSNSLSNSRHGAEERGHHHHHHEAADSSHGKKARDSERNHRTTEAEPKPLEEPKHETKKLKNLSEYAQTLQLGWNGLLVLKNSCFPTSMHILEGDQGVISSLLKDHTSGSKLTQLKIAQRLRLDQPKLDEVTRRIKQGSPNGYAVLLATQATPSGLGTEGMPTVEPGLQRRLLRNLVSYLKQKQAAGVISLPVGGSKGRDGTGMLYAFPPCDFSQQYLQSALRTLGKLEEEHMVIVIVRDTA; this is encoded by the coding sequence ATGAAGCGGCAGAGCGAGCGAGACTCTAGCCCGAGCGGGCGCGGCTCGTCATCGTCCGCCAAGCGTCCGCGGGAGCGCGAacgggaggcggaggcgggcgggcggcgggcggcgcaCAAGGCCTCTGGCGGCGCCAAGCACCCGGTTCCAGCGCGGGCCCGCGACAAACCCCGCGGCAGCGGAAGCGGCGGGGGCGGGCATCGCGACGGCCGCGGCACCGGGGACGCGAATCACCGCGCGAGTAGCGGGCGCTCCTCGGGCTCCGGCGCTGGCGGCGGGGGACGCGGCGGCAAGGCCTCGGGGGACCCGGGCGCCTCCGGCATGTCGCCCCGCGCGTCTCCTCTGCCGCCGCCTCCGCCACCGCCTGGGGCCGAGCCCGCGTGTCCCGGCTCATCCGCGGCCGCGCCTGAGTACAAGACGTTGCTCATCAGCAGCTTGAGCCCCGCGCTGCCCGCCGAGCACCTCGAGGACCGGCTCTTCCACCAGTTCAAGCGCTTCGGCGAGATCAGCCTCCGCCTGTCGCACACGCCTGAGCTGGGCCGTGTGGCCTACGTGAATTTCCGGCACCCACAGGACGCACGCGAGGCCCGCCAGCACGCCCTGGCCCGGCAGCTGCTGCTCTACGACCGCCCGCTCAAGGTAGAGCCCGTGTACCTGCGTGGCGGCGGCGGGAGCAGTCGGCGAAGTAGCAGCAGCAGCGCCGCCGCTTCCACGCCTCCCCCAGGGCCGCCCGCGCCCGCCGACCCGCTCGGCTACCTCCCGCTACACGGAGGCTACCAGTACAAGCAGCGCTCGCTGTCCCCCGTCGCTGCCCCGCCCCTGCGGGAGCCCCGTGCCCGTCACGCCGCCGCAGCCTTCGCCCTGGAtgccgctgctgccgccgccgtgGGACTGTCCCGGGAGCGGGCCCTGGACTACTACGGGCTGTACGACGACCGTGGGCGCCCCTATGGCTACCCAGCTGTGTGTGAGGAGGACCTGATGCCCGAGGATGACCAGCGGGCCACGCGCAACCTCTTCATTGGTAACCTGGACCACAGCGTATCTGAGGTGGAGCTGCGAAGGGCCTTCGAGAAATATGGCATCATCGAGGAGGTGGTCATCAAGAGGCCTGCCCGTGGCCAGGGCGGTGCCTATGCCTTCCTCAAGTTCCAGAACCTGGACATGGCCCATAGGGCTAAGGTGGCCATGTCGGGCCGAGTGATTGGTCGCAACCCCATTAAGATAGGCTATGGCAAGGCCAACCCCACCACTCGTCTCTGGGTGGGTGGCCTGGGACCTAACACGTCACTGGCGGCTCTGGCCCGAGAGTTTGACCGCTTTGGGAGCATTCGGACCATTGATCACGTCAAAGGAGATAGCTTTGCCTATATTCAGTACGAGAGCTTGGACGCAGCCCAGGCCGCCTGTGCTAAAATGAGGGGTTTTCCCTTGGGTGGACCAGACCGCAGGCTCCGCGTGGATTTTGCCAAAGCAGAGGAGACTCGGTACCCCCAGCAGTACCAGCCCTCGCCACTCCCTGTGCATTATGAGCTGCTCACAGATGGATACACCCGGCACCGCAACCTGGACGCCGACCTGGTGCGGGACAGGACGCCCCCACACCTTCTGTACTCAGACCGAGACCGGACTTTTTTGGAAGGGGACTGGACCAGCCCCAGTAAAAGCTCTGACCGCCGAAACAGCCTTGAGGGCTACAGTCGCTCAGTGCGCAGCCGGAGTGGTGAGCGTTGGGGGGCAGATGGAGACCGTGGTTTGCCCAAGCCCTGGGAAGAGAGGCGGAAACGGAGAAGCCTTTCCAGTGACCGTGGGAGGACAACCCATTCACCATATGAGGAACGGAGTAGGACCAAGGGCAGTGGGCAGCAGTCAGAGCGGGGCTCCGACCGCACCCCTGAGCGCAGCCGCAAGGAGAACCACTCCAGTGAAGGGACCAAGGAGTCCAGCAGCAACTCCCTCAGCAACAGCAGACATGGGGCTGAGGAACggggccaccaccaccaccaccacgagGCTGCAGACTCTTCCCACGGGAAGAAGGCAAGAGACAGCGAGCGCAATCACCGGACCACAGAGGCCGAGCCCAAGCCTCTGGAAGAGCCAAAACACGAGACCAAAAAGCTGAAGAATCTTTCAGAGTACGCTCAGACACTACAGCTGGGTTGGAATGGGCTTCTGGTGTTGAAAAACAGCTGCTTCCCCACGTCTATGCATATCCTAGAGGGGGACCAGGGGGTGATCAGCAGTCTCCTCAAAGACCACACTTCTGGGAGCAAGCTGACCCAGCTGAAGATCGCCCAGCGCCTTCGACTGGACCAGCCCAAGCTTGACGAGGTCACACGACGCATCAAGCAGGGGAGCCCCAACGGCTATGCGGTCCTCTTAGCCACCCAGGCAACCCCCAGTGGGCTTGGCACTGAGGGGATGCCCACAGTAGAGCCCGGTCTGCAGAGGCGGCTTCTCAGGAACCTGGTCTCCTACTTGAAACAGAAGCAGGCCGCAGGGGTGATCAGCTTGCCAGTGGGGGGGTCCAAGGGCAGAGACGGCACAGGCATGCTCTACGCCTTCCCACCCTGCGACTTTTCCCAGCAGTACCTCCAGTCAGCACTAAGGACATTGGGCAAGCTAGAAGAAGAACACATGGTGATAGTCATCGTCAGAGACACTGCCTAG
- the MANF gene encoding mesencephalic astrocyte-derived neurotrophic factor precursor has product MRRMWATQGLAVALALSVLPGSRALRPGDCEVCISYLGRFYQDLKDRDVTFSPATIENELIKFCREARGKENRLCYYIGATDDAATKIINEVSKPLAHHIPVEKICEKLKKKDSQICELKYDKQIDLSTVDLKKLRVKELKKILDDWGETCKGCAEKSDYIRKINELMPKYAPKAASARTDL; this is encoded by the exons atgaggaggatgtGGGCCACGCAGGGGCTGGCGGTGGCGCTGGCTCTGAGCGTGCTGCCGGGCAGCCGGGCGCTGCGGCCGGGCGACTGCGAAG TTTGTATTTCTTATCTGGGAAGATTTTACCAGGACCTCAAAGACAGAGATGTCACATTCTCACCAGCCACTATTGAAAACGAACTTATAAAGTTCTGCCGGGAAGCAAGAGGCAAAGAGAATCGGTTG TGCTACTATATCGGGGCCACAGATGATGCAGCCACCAAAATCATCAATGAGGTATCAAAGCCTCTGGCCCACCACATCCCTGTGGAGAAGATCTGTGAGAAGCTTAAGAAGAAGGACAGCCAGATATGTGAGCTTAAGTATG ACAAGCAGATCGACCTGAGCACAGTGGACCTGAAGAAGCTCCGAGTTAAAGAGCTGAAGAAGATTCTGGATGACTGGGGGGAGACATGCAAAGGCTGTGCAGAAAAGTCTGACTACATCCGGAAGATAAATGAACTGATGCCTAAATATGCCCCCAAGGCAGCCAGTGCACGGACCGATTTGTAG